Genomic segment of Brachyhypopomus gauderio isolate BG-103 chromosome 10, BGAUD_0.2, whole genome shotgun sequence:
catttacacagatatattttttacgtgctgtatagttactcgttacaattataaacatgttagctggcgctgtcaccgggtcaagcgatcaggctgtttcatgagaaaactgcgcatgctccggtcacgtctcgttaactctgctgctgccttcactgaacacttgagcttcgtaatctaggttcacttgatgCGTCGCGACTGGCGCAAGGGTCCGCGTggcaaaaatgatgcaatcgcggTTGCTCTGCCCATGCTCGTCGTGTGCCTCCATTTtgacaaggtggaattaatgcacttgtacggcacgttcaaggtccattttcagtattttccagcatcTTCAGCTTAGTTTACatgtttatacaaatacacacacttgaaatgattcgctttttatctcattaaaagagatggtatcgtgtttggtaacagcagaagagcagcataagtgctgcataataagcacGTACATATATTGTACATTTATtggcaccttcaacatcgagtgatcgtggcggtgtggatgaggaaggagaccaccctggccctacctagagacagtgtttgcgtttgctggagtgaaagtaaattcctataggatgaagtaccatctctgcctccctaaagagggtgaaatattggccttcaaaaattcaccttcgatcttgaagaaacacatcagtgtaagttataaatataacgcacaggaGACACACCCGCTTGAGCTGTCAGTAAGcgttagttaggttagatatcttagctaactaacctaattatgttcatgacgtgctgcagtattcatttaacattagctggcaatcataaaggcgatgtcacgctgagttgtgtttttagcaacactACATTATAAAAATGGGTAAAAAAgattagtgtttttatagggtaagggcatgaTGAACGGATTTTACATCCAAAacacacctcgttttctcagctaaataaagaataacttgtacttctgcatcaaacctacgacgtagcgggacagaggttatctgttttttgtgttcaaagtgttaagcccagttttttatgttgctacttgtttgtacacacagaacacttgtatctttgacatctttgatttgtaagttatatataaaaacaattgataatccaactttgacggctttctttaattaattcaaaacacaatacttgtactttttactttcattacttgagtaatacattttagaataaactacttgcaatacttaagtataaaaaatgctgaatacttctgttcTTCTACTTaagcagggtatctgcacatttttaaatctcaaattcaatgacttttaagacctttttaatacctctcacaagaaaaaataatactatttctggggatgcaggtgtgttccacatcgttgacggggggggggggggggggggggtggcgaacgaaaattgttgacgttgttgaggccgtatactccaacgctaggaatctagcactaggaccctggagcggttattttctgcattagcgctagattcggcaaagttcacatcgcgccagaacaactgaacacacacttaaaataatttaatgcctcccctcataaaattccagacattttaagacatttttaggccttgaatatggaaaactaagtTTAagactagggttgcaacggtatgagattttcacggtatgataaccgtctcagaaaataccgcggtatcacggttatcacggtatcacagttagtttgtatattattaaaagatacactgacccttaaagaaattacaagttttttttgttcaattaactatttattgtagaaacctggaactattgtatacaaaatgtctcctttaaaaaaataagctgtacacatgtttaaataaatactgcaaaattagataaacctaaatcatggatttcagtacaattatttaagtttaaattatttaatatctgataaactcaacctgggtcagtgtctgatcaacaactgttgtaaacgtccgttgtactgccaagttagaatataaccagatactgcagaaagagaggatttatttctgacatgaccctcacaatagagatttctattttaaggctttcacaccgagtctggttttaacatatgaaaaacaggcacgtaaaattttgaaaatgaacgcatgtaaattaatggcatctttcacatccagtgaaagcaaggaccttaaaaatctatggatttacactttcactagtgaccgtagcgcgcgactcggcacagttcttttgtattacgttaacaaatacgagcctcttgtaattccaggacgaaacacgagagaacgtgaagacgttaagactgggcgttttgaaaataaacaaccattaaataatttaataaaaagcgaattattttgagtatatgtataaatatttaacttaattaagtttaaggtgctgggaaatattgaaacggacctttaaagttacgtacaagtgctttaattccaccttataaaggtgtatgaaccctgcaaacatgactttgttcattgcgctgaggcgcgacgcgcgcaaagttacaaaattcgagacgtgcacgacctcgcgaatcgacagcgcgcgagacccgcgCTCaccggcggagccaccgcgattacgtcattttcgccgctgattttagttaagctttttttttgttaaaaaatttgttaagtctaatgcactttctgccattctcactgctgtgtgcttagtagctgaaccggagcggagttgcgcatgcgcgggtcagtttctccgctggcttgctttttaccggtaataagcaaacgcacacggtatgataaccgtgcattttaataccgtggtataccgtgaaaccggttaccgctgcaaccctatttaagacattttaagactttttaaggacccgcgggtaccctgttaagtaaagtttttaaagaacacttcaacttctactcaagtcacttttttgatagagtacttgtacttttactcaagtatgggtctctaatactttatacatgtcTGGTGGGGAGTCACGAGTTTGCTTCCATAACAACCTGCCGGGGTCATACAGACCCGCCCTTCATTCCTCACTCACTtgaggaagatggaggagtGGTTGAGCATGCTGTCGAGCGCCGCGAGCCTGTCGGGCCGTTTCCTCCTCTCGTCCACCCGGTAAAACATGGCCCTGCACAGCTTGCGGAGTTCAGACAGCTTCTCCTGCAGCTCCTGGGTGCCCGCCGCGTAGCCCTCCTCGTCCAGCCAGGACGACGCCTCACTCAGCTTGCTGGAGATCTGCTCCTTCTCATCCTCAGTGACCACAGCCAGGTACTCGTCCTGGTACAGTTTATCCTGGGAAGAGAGGAGGCTCGTCTTCATCTTGGAGAAGCAGACTATCAGATGCCTCTTTTGTCTATAAAATAGGTCTTAGGTCTACAATAAGTTATATAGTCAGTGGGGGATTTCTATAGAAACTGCAAGTTGGTTGGAGAGTAGCCGTGTACTGGAGGTGGATTACGGAAGAGTCATTGTGAACCTTTTCTCATTCTGGACAGGGCATTGTTAGTTTACAGTTATCTGTGTCACTCCCTGCACAAGTACTGGGTGAGCAACAAAGTAAACCAAAAGCACAATGGCGGGTGTAATAGGACTGTACCTGAGTCTCAAAGACAAACGCCTCCAGGCTGTTCAGGGTCTTCTCTCGCTCCTGTTTCTCCAGATCACGCTCAGTTAGATCCTGCAGCCTGGAGGGAAGCACAGGAAGCAGTGgtcttgacacacacacacacacacacacacacacacacacacacttctaccaaTCTCACATACATACTTCTTTATAGAGGCGCCGATGTCTTCTGAGGCGGGATTGAGCACGTCCTTCACCTCCTGCTCCACCGCGATGTCCACAGACAGTTTACTCTTCCTCTGCCCTTTGggcttcttctcctcctcctccttctctccctcttttgtcacattcatttGCCCTTCAGACTTTTCGGACTTCTCCGCATCCTTCTCTGCCTGTGTGATCAACATTTCCCATTTGATTTGGAATGATAGAGTTTCAACGAAACTGAGTGGAATTCTGTTTTTAAGAGTCATGTCACATTTGGGTCCGTTTCTCCCCACATAACCCGCTCCTTCCCCACTGCCACAGTTACATGCTTTAACCGTTCAGCTGACAGCATCTGTGACCTCATATGAAGTCCCTCATAGATGCAGTGCCCCAGATCTGAGGAGTGACTCCGCGTCTCCCTACCTGGGGCTCCTCTTTGTCAGAGGCTTCCCCGTCTGCTTTCTTCTCCTCCGCCTGAGGTTCGCCTTCACTCTTCTCTCCCTGGATTTTCTCCTCCGTCTCGGGCTTCTCCTGGGCTCTCTCCTCTGGCTTCTCCTCCGCGTCTTCCTGGTCTTTGCCTGCCTCAGGAGgcacctcctcctcatcctaGGACAACGTCCGTTTAACTCTAGTCACAtggcagagagatggaggaggtggaggtgctaCTGGGAGCGGATTGGTTTACCTGCACTGGTTCAGTCATGTTGGGACTGGGCTCTGAGCTTCCGCCCCCAAACAGGCTGGAAATTGTGTTTCCTAGTTCTGTAGATGAAAAAAATGTTGTCCaaccacaataaaaaaaaatacaaaatacatttATGAAAGAACTATACTACATTACACTTTGTAGGTTATAAATGGATATATATATGAATAGCATAAATAATATGCAGGGGCAGTGGAGTCAGAACAGTTAACGTACTGGTGAGAGTAgattcttcctccctctcctcccccacagTCTCAAACACAGACTCCACCTTCATCGCGTGGAACATGTGCAGTCAGTCGTTGTGAAGAGATATAAAAGCAGTGAAGTCAGACATGCAACACAATTCAGTacagcataaataaataaatgcataaacAGAATAAATAGAATAGAGGATTTGTTTCAACCGACCCTGTCCAGAATGAGCACGCCACTCTCGTCCATGTTGAAATGGGCCTTGATGCCTTTGGACTCTGCGTCAGcgtgcttcttgaagctgtcgCCCACTCCAGACAGCTTCACTGTGGTCAGGTTCTGCGAACCAAACATCCTGAGAGAGGAAGATAAGGGTGACTGATCACTCTGCAGAGACAATACTCCTCTAGCTTCCCAAAAGGTTCCCAAAAGCAGAGCAGGACACAACATACTAATTTTTCTATTTATTGTACAAATTGAAGGACTGAAAACTTGGGCTTGCATAAATAAAGACCATTTAAAAGTTCCTCGAGCAGATGCTGATGTGACAACATAAATGGCGAATATGCCTGATGGGACTAAAATAGGTGGTGGAACTCACACTTTCCTCTGCAAATATCCATAATTCCGGGTTTTTGCATAAGCGGATAAACCATTCTTTTGTTTGGTAAATGCCTTCATATTTCttaataaaattattaataaCTTTGTTGGCACTATATCTATGCTGCAGTAGTGGTTCTGGCTTTACTGTTCTCACTTTAGGTCGTCCTGGCTCAGGAAGCTGAGGTCTCCATAGTTGACATAGAAGCTGAAGTCGTCTGTGTAGCGGTTGAAGGTGATGACCTTGCGCTGAGGGTACGGTGCCATCCTCTGGAACAGGACACGTTTGTTGTGCTTCAGGCCCTTCAcaccatcctcttcctctgtctcacgGCTGAACTCAACCTAAACACAACGCAGTGTTCCATAACACAACAGATAAACATGCGTGTACATCAACATTTCTGTCTGCTCCTCGGCATATTTACCCAACACCTGACTAACAGGTCAGAGCTCTCCTCTCACCTGAATGGGGAAGACGGCTGCGTCTCGGACCAGGAAGGGCTTGACTTTAAAAGCTTTGCTGAGAGCAGCAGCCTGGTACACGGCGCCCATGGCAGCTGCCTCATCAGCGTTGATGTTCTTCCCCAGTTCCTCTCTAGGGAGAACAGCAAGGGTTAGAGCACCAGCACATAGCCGTGCACCAGCCGCGCAGACAGGGGAGAAAATGAGACCTACTTTCCCACTGCTTTGAGGAGAACTTCCTGAACCTTGGGCACTCGAGTGGCTCCGCCTACCAAAATGACCTGCTCAATCTCATCCTGGAGGGGAAAGGTCACATTTTTCACAATTTACACTCAACAAGCAGGAAAAGTGCGTTTTGGCCTTTGGCTGTGGTGTGCACGGCCCCCTCACCAAAGACATCTCGGAGGTAGCGAGGGCCTGCTGCAACGGCCCTGGCACTCGGACAAACAGGTCGGAGCACAGAGCTTCGAACTCCACACGGGTCACCTTAGCCTTGAAGTCAATGTCATCCAACAGCCCCTCAATCTAGCAAAAAGAGCAGAAATTCAGCAAAGATTATTCCTAGAATAATAATCCCAACAATGAGATGGCATATACGCTCGATGAGCGTGTGAGCTTTGCGTTAAGGGCGTGTCTGAACATGGCTCCTCCTCCATACCTGAGCCATGTGCTCTGCATTGGCACTCAGCACAGTCTTGACTCTCTGCGCCTCCTTCAGAAGTTTGGCCATGGCGCGTGGGTTCTCCCTCACATCCTTCTTCGATTTCTTCTGCTCGTTGAAGATCTTGGCCAGGTGGTCGCGAagtctcacctccatctccaagCCACCGAGTGTCCTGTCGAACCTGGGTGCCGAGGACAACACCAGCGGTCAGCTGGGGTGACTCGAACAGGCACGTGCTCCCAATGGTGTCATCCCACGGGACCCATCTTCTCGCCACCACGGGACGGCTGTCTTGAGCACACCCAGGGGGAGCCGGGCGCAGGGCCAGACACTCACCCGACTCCTCGAATCTGCAGCTGGGGCTGGGTGCCTGCCTCTTTGGTCTTCACCGTCTGGTAGGTGACTATGGTGGCCGTCGTACTGCCTGACCCCATGTCATAAAACATGATGTTCTGAAGAGAACAAATGGCAAGATTGGACATTATAAAATCAGCTCAAACTGCGCCCTACTCACACCTTTTTATTTACAGTACCTGTGCCGTCGAGTTGATGTCTTTCCTCCTGAAGACTCCGTAATTCAGAGCCACAGCAGTATTGTCATTGATGAGCTGAAGGACCTTGAGACCGGCCATCTGAGCAGCATTCAAGACTGCCCTACGCTCTGCCTGGTTAAAAAACACTGGGACGGTGATCACAGCGTCTTTAATGACTTGTTCTGTGGGGACAGACATGCAACAAGGGAATTTCTAACACCAGCTTCAGCTGATTCCTCTGGAGTAAACAAAGCACAGCATTATTACACATGGGATTTTAcagtcaaaaataaataaataaacaaataaataaaagctcaaTTTGAATAGGCAAACCTGCAAAGTCCTGAGCGAGGCTACGGGAGTAATTCAGAACCATGCCCAAGATTTCCTCTGGAGTATACAGTATCTCCCTAGGGGACAGAAATTCAGCACTAGGGTTATGATGATTATGGTATTTGCATGTATTTTACATCATCTAAGGGCATTACTCTGTGCCATTAGGATGTGCTAAGGATGCTAAATATATTGCTTGTTCATTCATCACCACACAGTGCAACATACTGCAGTGAACATGCAGAATCCACCACTAGTAAACTGATGGTGCTTTCTGTCCCATACATGAACAGGGGGTGAATACTCACTCAGAGTGTTTGAAAAGCACAGTTCCTCTCTTTTCATCCCTCTCCATCAGGTGCTCAGGGAACAGTGACTGATACTGCACAACCTGTGGGTTATCAGCAGTCTTCCCCAGGAGGTTCTGGAGGTACCGGTACACAACCTTGGGGTTCTTTACAGACTGGAGAGattaaaaaaaggggggggggtgtccaggGTCATTACACTGTAATTAAAATTGAGAGGCATTTTTTGGGAAGCTCAATACTTCATTAGAACTGAAAATCTGACAACAGTACAATATATCTATAAATGGAGGTAAATAACTTACCACTCCCAGAGCAGGGTCTCCAAAAAGCCTTTCATCCTCTTTTAAGCACACTGCTACTGGTGTTTTCCGTCTGGACTCCCTaaggagagagcagagaaaaTACTGGATGAATATGGATCGATAGGTAGAGCTgtggaataaataaataaagctacATCAGCCAGCTTCACAGCACCATTACATACTTGTTAAGAACAATTTCCATGGGCACGCCAGGTTTGACTATAGCTACTTTCATCCATTCACTCCCCAGGTCTATAGACATCACAGCAACCGAAGCTGTTAAACACAAAGATGACCGTTAATGGCAGGACACCTACAAGAGAGCGACTATGCAAATCATTACATTTGAAGATTAGAAGCAGATTCTAAAATAAGATGAAAGCGACtttctaaatgtattcctaaaCGATGTAACTGATCATACGATAAACCATACAACCATAACATGTTATTTCTTGATATAATTTCCTAAACAACAAATTCAGAATCTGTATTTAAATATCTGTCCATCTTCACAACTAAAGTAAGTTTTCCACTTTCAACACAGCATGGAGAGAACTGCACTGCTAATGTGGACTTCACCTCCAGGAGCAGGCAGGAATGATAACGCTAGACAGAACAGCACGCCTAATGACAGCTTCTCCCTCATTGTCACCTGGGAAAAAACACACAGAATATCAGTTTTTAGTTATGTGAATTTATGCAAATctaaccccacaccaccactcactaCAATGACAGGGCCCATGACAGTACTGATATGGGACTGCCAATGTACATGACTGAACGTACATGTGCAAATACCATGTGCTGAGTTGTAAGAAAGGAGCATACTACAGGCGCAGACAGGAAAGGCAATTCAAAAGATCAAATGAGCTTCCTAGACCACTAAAGATGTGAAACATTAAAGGGTTACTTGTAAAGATATCTGAAAATATCATGAAATGTGTTGAAAATTCAGGCTACATCCTACGGGCCTGAGCCCGGCCTGAAAGGTGGGATAAAGATTCAAAACACGGATTAGTTAGTGGCCAGCTAACACGATCACAAACGTTCTGCGCTAATACCTTAAACATACGTATATCCGCAAAAACTGCAGATTGTATCTTACTGTTTACCTTTGGACTTGTGTGTATTTAACAGACTTTAGTCGTGGATAAACGCGGATGTGGATAAAGAGTGAAGTGCGGAAACTTCTGGTCTCGGTGCCTTTGTGTAAGAGTGACGCAGAGCTGAGGTCGCTTCACCCGGACTGCTGGGGTTACACCACCCATCAACACGTTCATAATACTCTTGGATCAGGACCTTCATTGTGAGAACCTCCTCCTCACACCAACACTGAACCGGTCCGTCTAACGTTAGTTAATACACCGAGAACCCATACAGCCCCTTAAAAGCACAGCCTAGCTAACCAGCACAGATATATATAGCTAGATACATCCCGGGACAAACGTACCCACATATATAAATGAACATAGACGTAAATGTACTTCTAACTCCAACTGGGAGTGAAGGTTGAACGTGAAACTTACCTTGCGCGGTGGAAGTTTAAGAGAACCGCTCTTACGCTAACGGGAGCGCGAGACACCGCGCGAGACAGGTGAACAACAGCAAACACTCAACAAGCTGCACTTCTTTAAATGTGCTAATTACGTCTTGGTCAACGTCGGACTGATGACCGCTGAACTGAGCCCAGGAGCCGTTATGATCACACTACAGCGGTGGCTTCCACTCGGTCTCGTAATCACCGGCGTGTTCCGGCCACCGGGCCCGTAACGCGGCGTGATCTTATTGGATCCACGCGACTCGCGGCTCCGCGAGTTCGGCGTTGACCTGGTAGCCGGCTAGTCCCGCCTCTTCGGGGCTAAATAGCGCGCTCTGATTGGTCCACGTTCCACCCATCGTTTGAGTGGCCAGTcttgcacacacgcgtgtgtttTATTGGTCCACGTTAAATTCGTCGTCGTAAGGTTATGACGTAAAAACGTGTTACTGAATATTTATGTGACGATATGTAGTTTCAAATACTGTTTTGTTGTAGTTCAATATTTTTTCCATGTGCTATCTATATATTTTACACTGAGCGGTATAATTAATATATGTAATAGCTGTTtaacaattattattttttttgctcATTATTTTACGAACATATCTATTATTTTATACCATACATTTTACACCATACTTGTTTCTCTTTACTCGTCACTGAAGGGTGTCATTGATTTTAGAggtaggcttataaaaatataaaaaggcttTTCTGAAAATACGAGAGTTAGAAGATCAAAATTATTGAAATAACTCATATGGTATCTTAGCGAACATAACAGAGTTCACATGACTATAACACGAGTCACGTGATTTTGTTGAACAGGAGTTTGTGAGAAAATGGCTGCGTTCTTGCAGTGGAGACGATTTGTCTTTTTTGACAGAGAAACGGTGAAGGATCCGACCGAGAATGGGAAAAACTTCGTTTTGCCGACTGGCATATCGACTTGTGATTCAGGCCGGGGACATGTTGTTCTCGGAGATATCCTTGCAATGCAGAATTCCTTGAAACCTTGGCTTGTGGTTGAGAAGCTAGGATCAGTTAGCTACCTACAGTTTATTAAGCATTTGACACCAAAAGGCAACTTTAATTTAATGCATGATACGCTTGCTTCCTGACCTATTTGTTCCATTTTAAGTTGTTATACTATAACCGTTGGTTTGTGGTGGGTTTAGCAAAGGACAGATTGGCGAACAGTTGGCCTAAC
This window contains:
- the hyou1 gene encoding hypoxia up-regulated protein 1 translates to MREKLSLGVLFCLALSFLPAPGASVAVMSIDLGSEWMKVAIVKPGVPMEIVLNKESRRKTPVAVCLKEDERLFGDPALGVSVKNPKVVYRYLQNLLGKTADNPQVVQYQSLFPEHLMERDEKRGTVLFKHSEEILYTPEEILGMVLNYSRSLAQDFAEQVIKDAVITVPVFFNQAERRAVLNAAQMAGLKVLQLINDNTAVALNYGVFRRKDINSTAQNIMFYDMGSGSTTATIVTYQTVKTKEAGTQPQLQIRGVGFDRTLGGLEMEVRLRDHLAKIFNEQKKSKKDVRENPRAMAKLLKEAQRVKTVLSANAEHMAQIEGLLDDIDFKAKVTRVEFEALCSDLFVRVPGPLQQALATSEMSLDEIEQVILVGGATRVPKVQEVLLKAVGKEELGKNINADEAAAMGAVYQAAALSKAFKVKPFLVRDAAVFPIQVEFSRETEEEDGVKGLKHNKRVLFQRMAPYPQRKVITFNRYTDDFSFYVNYGDLSFLSQDDLKMFGSQNLTTVKLSGVGDSFKKHADAESKGIKAHFNMDESGVLILDRVESVFETVGEEREEESTLTKLGNTISSLFGGGSSEPSPNMTEPVQDEEEVPPEAGKDQEDAEEKPEERAQEKPETEEKIQGEKSEGEPQAEEKKADGEASDKEEPQAEKDAEKSEKSEGQMNVTKEGEKEEEEKKPKGQRKSKLSVDIAVEQEVKDVLNPASEDIGASIKKLQDLTERDLEKQEREKTLNSLEAFVFETQDKLYQDEYLAVVTEDEKEQISSKLSEASSWLDEEGYAAGTQELQEKLSELRKLCRAMFYRVDERRKRPDRLAALDSMLNHSSIFLKSAKMIPEDDQIFTEVELKTLERVINETMTWKNETEAEQEKRSPTEKPVLLSKDIEAKLMLLDREVNYLLNKAKFAKPKPKPKPKDKNSTNTEDGKGNSTEAEKLVPPTSEASEAEVKTAEEPPTEENNTGENNTGETESKIPKETEDAETSEDKNSENHIGDEL